The Juglans regia cultivar Chandler chromosome 2, Walnut 2.0, whole genome shotgun sequence genome includes a window with the following:
- the LOC108984442 gene encoding remorin-like: MGEEGSQKVDAPRKENDRGGEEQEAPNDVAEGKAVMPPPDQKIASPVKEKVAEPTAEKIPGGLVNRDDVLAKIANEKRLALIKAWEESEKTKAENKAYKNLSAIGSWENTNKASVEAQLKKIEEKFDKKKAKYAEKKKNKVAEVHRAAEEKRAAVEATRRGEFIKVEETATKFRTTGYVPKKLLSCFSY; the protein is encoded by the exons ATGGGAGAGGAGGGGAGCCAGAAAGTTGATGCACCCCGGAAAGAAAATGACAGAGGAGGAGAAGAACAGGAAGCTCCAAACGACGTTGCCGAAGGGAAGGCTGTGATGCCACCTCCTGACCAGAAGATTGCTTCTCCTGTTAAAGAAA AGGTTGCAGAACCTACTGCTGAGAAAATTCCAGGGGGTTTAGTCAACAGAG ATGATGTGCTTGCTAAGATTGCAAATGAGAAAAGGCTGGCTTTAATTAAGGCATGGGAAGAAAGCGAAAAAACAAAAGCAGAGAACAA GGCATATAAAAATCTATCTGCCATTGGATCATGGGAAAACACCAACAAAGCTTCAGTAGAGGCACAACTCAAGAAGATTGAG GAAAAATTCGATAAAAAGAAGGCAAAGTATgctgagaaaaagaaaaacaaagtggCTGAGGTCCACAGGGCTGCCGAAGAAAAGAGGGCAGCAGTTGAAGCCACCCGAAGGGGAGAATTTATCAAGGTAGAGGAGACAGCTACAAAGTTCCGCACTACCGGATATGTACCTAAGAAGTTACTTTCTTGCTTCAGCTACTAA
- the LOC108984424 gene encoding remorin-like encodes MARPRDKKNFADIGVIGGNYVPIFPPTGRWNAVEEAKDHIGKENSQQLARQLPALGEPFQGDGDFIPKAPPSEGSTRHEETPNLIPLERGKQPDFPQPAMAGDSDYKPKPSSDGGNEHEETQYGAADAIAHTSSMGSTDRGVALAQINLEKRVALSKAWEQSEKKKTQNRASKKLSTLESWAHSKKAAAEAEITKIQEKYAAELKNKIAEIERAKEEKRALVEASQKEEFIKLEQMAERFRATGHKPKKLLRSFSCLNFCEKY; translated from the exons ATGGCACGACCTAGAGACAAGAAAAACTTCGCAGATATAGGAGTTATTGGAGGTAATTACGTACCAATATTTCCTCCCACCGGTAGATGGAATGCAGTTGAAGAAGCTAAAGATCATATCGGTAAAGAAAATAGCCAGCAGCTTGCTCGCCAACTTCCTGCCCTTGGAGAACCATTCCAGGGTGATGGAGATTTCATACCAAAAGCTCCACCTAGCGAGGGAAGTACTAGACATGAAGAAACTCCGAATTTGATTCCTTTAGAAAGGGGGAAGCAGCCAGATTTCCCACAACCTGCCATGGCAGGTGATAGTGATTACAAACCAAAACCTTCATCTGATGGTGGGAATGAACATGAAGAAACTCAATATG GAGCTGCAGATGCTATTGCTCATACAAGTTCGATGGGTTCGACTGACAGAG GTGTTGCGCTTGCACAAATTAACTTAGAGAAAAGAGTGGCTTTATCTAAGGCATGGGAACAAAGcgaaaagaaaaagacacaGAACAG GGCAAGTAAAAAGCTGTCAACTCTTGAGTCATGGGCGCACAGTAAGAAAGCAGCTGCGGAGGCGGAAATTACAAAGATTCAG GAAAAATATGCGGCGgaattaaagaacaaaatagCTGAAATCGAGAgggcaaaagaagaaaagagggcTCTGGTTGAAGCCTCACAAAAAGAAGAATTTATCAAGCTAGAGCAGATGGCTGAGAGATTCCGTGCAACTGGTCATAAACCCAAGAAGCTGCTTCGAAGCTTCAGTTGCTtgaatttttgtgaaaaatattga
- the LOC108984437 gene encoding uncharacterized protein LOC108984437 isoform X1 — protein sequence MLIHAPHASTPSPTYLTHHPRRLNPMFPRSASLNVSIANGIMKTRWRRGMCRPVVVSAAEEGSSSFKSDRKREVVEHICLLKAKENLSEEEEKDMLDFLYTTQYQMRGIVAISLGRISEENIENYTHALYMRFQRKEDLAKFYENVFYLGVLKEHVMPYCHGLINVDFEAEVEDDILSIFRKGEEFNYGLEFVLLISFVSDAIGGAAEHALASLARLTIGFPSLIVQSTRGLNLNLSSKEYTHGMVIRFRSLEAFGIFMGSSEYKDIWRSKFQPITQKILSIHFSIDPVGTEIM from the exons ATGCTCATTCATGCTCCCCATGCCTCAACTCCCTCTCCCACTTATCTCACCCACCACCCTCGCCGCCTTAACCCCATGTTTCCGCGCTCGGCTTCTTTGAACG TTTCTATTGCGAATGGAATCATGAAGACGAGGTGGAGGCGGGGAATGTGTCGGCCAGTGGTAGTTTCTGCTGCTGAGGAGGGGAGCTCAAGCTTCAAGTCGGATAGGAAAAG AGAAGTTGTGGAACACATATGTCTGCTTAAAGCAAAGGAGAATTTATCtgaggaggaagagaaggatATGCTGGATTTTCTTTATACGACCCAATATCAAATGCGTGGCATTGTTGCAATATCATTAG GACGTATCTCAGAAGAAAATATCGAAAATTACACCCATGCTCTCTACATGCGCTTCCAAAGAAAAGAAGACCTTGCAAAGTTCTATGAGAACGTTTTCTACTTGGGAGTTCTCAAAGAGCATGTTATGCCTTACTGCCAT GGGTTAATTAATGTGGATTTTGAAGCTGAAGTAGAAGATGATATTCTATCCATATTTCGGAAGGGAGAG GAATTCAACTACGGTCTAGAGTTTGTGCTTTTGATTTCATTTGTTAGTGATGCAATTGGTGGAGCTGCTGAACATGCATTGGCTTCTCTTGCAAGGCTGACAATTGGGTTTCCATCCTTAATTGTCCAATCCACTCGAG GTCTCAATTTAAATCTCAGCAGTAAGGAATATACACATGGAATGGTGATACGGTTTCGGTCGC TTGAGGCCTTTGGGATATTTATGGGCAGCTCAGAATACAAAGAT ATATGGAGGTCTAAATTCCAGCCAATCACCCAGAAAATACTCTCCATTCATTTTTCTATAGATCCAGTGGGCACTGAGATCATGTAG
- the LOC108984437 gene encoding uncharacterized protein LOC108984437 isoform X2, with protein MLIHAPHASTPSPTYLTHHPRRLNPMFPRSASLNVSIANGIMKTRWRRGMCRPVVVSAAEEGSSSFKSDRKREVVEHICLLKAKENLSEEEEKDMLDFLYTTQYQMRGIVAISLGRISEENIENYTHALYMRFQRKEDLAKFYENVFYLGVLKEHVMPYCHGLINVDFEAEVEDDILSIFRKGEEFNYGLEFVLLISFVSDAIGGAAEHALASLARLTIGFPSLIVQSTRGLNLNLSSKEYTHGMVIRFR; from the exons ATGCTCATTCATGCTCCCCATGCCTCAACTCCCTCTCCCACTTATCTCACCCACCACCCTCGCCGCCTTAACCCCATGTTTCCGCGCTCGGCTTCTTTGAACG TTTCTATTGCGAATGGAATCATGAAGACGAGGTGGAGGCGGGGAATGTGTCGGCCAGTGGTAGTTTCTGCTGCTGAGGAGGGGAGCTCAAGCTTCAAGTCGGATAGGAAAAG AGAAGTTGTGGAACACATATGTCTGCTTAAAGCAAAGGAGAATTTATCtgaggaggaagagaaggatATGCTGGATTTTCTTTATACGACCCAATATCAAATGCGTGGCATTGTTGCAATATCATTAG GACGTATCTCAGAAGAAAATATCGAAAATTACACCCATGCTCTCTACATGCGCTTCCAAAGAAAAGAAGACCTTGCAAAGTTCTATGAGAACGTTTTCTACTTGGGAGTTCTCAAAGAGCATGTTATGCCTTACTGCCAT GGGTTAATTAATGTGGATTTTGAAGCTGAAGTAGAAGATGATATTCTATCCATATTTCGGAAGGGAGAG GAATTCAACTACGGTCTAGAGTTTGTGCTTTTGATTTCATTTGTTAGTGATGCAATTGGTGGAGCTGCTGAACATGCATTGGCTTCTCTTGCAAGGCTGACAATTGGGTTTCCATCCTTAATTGTCCAATCCACTCGAG GTCTCAATTTAAATCTCAGCAGTAAGGAATATACACATGGAATGGTGATACGGTTTCG TTGA
- the LOC108984420 gene encoding probable DEAD-box ATP-dependent RNA helicase 48, which yields MSYSILLERPRTLSKLLCTFIFTRPMGGGPRTFPGGVNKWQWKRMHEKRAKEKEKRLLEQEKQLFHARVRSQIRAKLAGKPDPSINPDPSNCHGPMSPTDHIKALANRFMKDGAEDLWNEDDGPLKCPPTRGTNERLGYIRANGGRGSVRPPIDLRKLISEGRENVNLTNSNGRYVNTRNYSVQSRRRFRRNESSESDDDDSDYGPVREPAKPFAKKLAKLVGQRKRFFRDDSSPRDDEPGSDFEGESSKYFSGNSSWGKLSVDGKEDLEDEKERMRGGRGVRKVGSSASLGKYDMKITKRVPLRSLEEESDFSGQVELIRHELSKKGLIENGREKGEEASILTQKRFDECGISPRTVKALNAAGYVQMTRVQEATLSVCLEGKDALVKAKAGTGKSAAFLLPTIEAVLKAMSDNTIHRVPPIYVLILCPTRELASQIAAEANVMLKYHDGISVQTLVGGTRFKDDQKRLESYPCQIIVATPGRLLDHIENRSGLSARLMRLKMLVLDEADYLLDLGFRKDVEKIIDCLPRQRQSLLFSATIPKEVRRISQLVLKREHAYIDTIGLGCVETPSKVKQSCIVASHELHFQILHHLLKEHISQSPEYKVIVFCTTGMVTSLIYLLLREMRMSVREIHSRKPQLYRTRISEEFRESKRLILVTSDVSARGMNYPDVTLVIQVGIPSDREQYIHRLGRTGREGKEGECILLLAPWEDYFLDEIKDLPLEKVPLPYIDPEIKLKMEDSLAKIDGSVKDAAYHAWLGYYNSIREIGRDKTTLAELANQYSQSIGLQKPPALFRKTALKMGLKGIPGIHIKK from the exons ATGTCCTATTCGATCCTTCTAGAACGTCCCAGAACCTTATCAAAGCTTCTCTGCACTTTCATCTTCACCCGGCCAATGGGCGGCGGGCCCCGGACCTTCCCCGGCGGCGTCAACAAGTGGCAATGGAAGCGCATGCATGAGAAACGGgccaaagagaaagagaagcgACTCCTCGAGCAAGAAAAGCAGCTCTTCCATGCCCGAGTCCGCTCCCAAATCCGGGCCAAACTCGCCGGCAAGCCCGACCCATCTATAAACCCGGACCCATCCAACTGTCACGGTCCGATGAGCCCCACCGACCACATTAAAGCCCTAGCCAATCGCTTTATGAAAGATGGAGCCGAAGATTTGTGGAACGAAGACGACGGCCCGTTGAAATGTCCACCGACGCGGGGGACGAACGAACGGTTAGGGTATATCCGAGCGAACGGGGGGAGAGGATCAGTCAGACCTCCGATCGATTTGAGGAAGTTGATATCGGAAGGGCGGGAAAATGTGAATTTGACAAATTCTAACGGCCGCTACGTGAATACAAGGAACTATTCTGTGCAAAGCCGGAGGCGGTTTCGGCGGAATGAGAGCTCGGAAAGCGACGATGACGACTCGGATTACGGTCCAGTAAGGGAGCCCGCGAAACCCTTTGCCAAAAAATTGGCGAAACTTGTGGGCCAAAGGAAAAGGTTCTTTAGAGACGATAGCTCTCCGAGAGACGACGAGCCGGGTTCGGATTTTGAGGGAGAGTCTTCTAAGTATTTTTCGGGAAATTCGAGTTGGGGGAAACTTAGTGTGGATGGAAAGGAGGACTTGgaggatgagaaagagagaatgagaggtgGGAGGGGAGTGAGGAAGGTGGGGAGCAGTGCGTCTCTCGGGAAGTATGATATGAAGATTACTAAAAGAGTGCCGCTGCGGTCGTTGGAGGAGGAGAGTGATTTTTCGGGGCAGGTTGAGTTGATAAGGCATGAACTAAGCAAGAAGGGTTTGATTGAGAATGGAAGGGAGAAGGGTGAGGAGGCATCAATTCTTACTCAGAAAAG ATTTGATGAGTGTGGTATATCTCCAAGGACAGTCAAGGCACTCAATGCTGCTGGGTATGTTCAAATGACACGGGTACAGGAAGCTACTCTATCTGTTTGCCTTGAGG GCAAGGATGCCTTGGTCAAAGCTAAAGCCGGTACAGGCAAAAGTGCAGCTTTTTTG CTTCCTACCATTGAAGCAGTTCTAAAGGCTATGAGTGACAACACCATTCATCGGGTGCCTCCAATTTATGTTCTTATTCTCTGCCCTACAAGGGAACTTGCGAGTCAGATTGCTGCAGAAGCAAATGTTATGCTAAAGTACCATGATGGCATAAGTGTGCAAACACTAGTTGGAGGTACACGTTTCAAAGATGACCAGAAACGCTTAGAATCATATCCATGCCAG ATAATAGTTGCAACTCCTGGTAGGTTGCTGGATCACATCGAAAATAGGTCTGGCTTGTCTGCACGCTTAATGAGATTGAAGATGCTTGTACTTGATGAAGCTGATTACTTACTAGACCTTGGATTTAGGAAGGATGTGGAGAAAATTATTGATTGTTTGCCTCGTCAGAGACAGTCCTTGCTGTTTTCTGCAACCATCCCAAAAGAG GTTCGCCGGATATCTCAACttgttttgaaaagagaacATGCTTATATTGATACAATAGGCCTGGGTTGTGTAGAAACTCCTTCTAAG GTTAAGCAATCTTGTATTGTTGCTTCACATGAattacattttcaaattttgcacCATCTTCTGAAGGAACATATCTCTCAATCACCTGAATACAAG GTTATTGTCTTTTGTACAACTGGGATGGTAACATCACTCATATATCTACTTCTCCGGGAAATGCGAATGAGTGTAAGGGAGATACATTCTAGAAAGCCTCAGCTTTACCGTACTCGCATTTCCGAAGAATTCAGGGAATCAAAAAGATTGATTCTTGTCACATCTGATGTTTCAGCACGTGGAATGAATTACCCTGATGTTACTTTGGTCATTCAG GTAGGAATTCCTTCTGACCGGGAGCAGTATATACATCGGCTTGGCAGAACTGGACGAGAAGGCAAAGAAGGGGAATGCATACTGTTGCTCGCACCATGGGAAGATTATTTCTTGGATGAAATTAAAGATCTGCCTCTTGAGAAAGTTCCTTTACCATATATAGATCCGGAGATAAAGCTAAAG ATGGAAGATTCATTGGCAAAGATTGATGGTAGTGTCAAAGATGCAGCATATCATGCTTGGCTTGGCTATTATAATTCGATCAGGGAAATTGGCAGGGACAAAACTACTCTTGCGGAATTAGCCAACCAGTATTCTCAGTCAATCGGTTTACAGAAGCCTCCGGCGCTCTTCCGTAAGACGGCTCTTAAAATGGGGTTGAAAGGTATCCCTGGCATCCACATTAAGAAGTAg
- the LOC108984419 gene encoding uncharacterized protein LOC108984419 isoform X1, with product MVAHNSPDWLPSGWTVQFKVQKTGRKIRFYTNLQTGQKFFSKDDVIHYLKVSSEGTKHLPSDRHIKRQSRNNSKPLAQETNERPEWLPKGWTVVVKVRNSGSRIGSKYKCYIDPLNGYRFYSKPQVFQYLKTVKCGSWTFKKSKTDVDMPLAVVEKQMVEDLPAGWTKEIKIRQNAYGIRRDPFYKDPENGYLFRSKKDALRYLETGEISRYTFKPKESCINNEELINSEISVSLHLAWCFR from the exons ATGGTGGCGCATAACTCGCCGGACTGGCTTCCCTCCGGCTGGACCGTCCAATTCAAAGTGCAAAAAACCGGTCGTAAAATTAGG TTTTACACAAATTTGCAAACTGGACAGAAGTTCTTTTCCAAAGATGATGTTATCCACTATTTAAAAGTTAGCAGTGAAGGTACAAAGCATCTGCCAAGTGATAGGCACATTAAAAGGCAATCTAGAAACAATTCTAAACCA CTTGCACAAGAAACAAATGAACGTCCTGAATGGTTACCTAAAGGTTGGACTGTGGTGGTAAAAGTTCGAAACAGTGGTTCACGGATTGGATCAAAGTATAag TGTTACATCGATCCGTTGAATGGATATAGATTCTATTCCAAGCCACAGGTGTTTCAATATCTCAAAACAGTAAAGTGTGGTAGCTGGACATTCAAAAAGAGTAAAACCGATGTTGACATGCCTTTG GCTGTGGTTGAGAAACAAATGGTGGAGGATTTACCGGCAGGGTGGACAAAGGAAATCAAGATTAGGCAGAATGCATATGGAATTAGAAGGGACCCG TTTTACAAGGATCCAGAAAATGGATATTTGTTCCGCTCCAAAAAGGATGCTTTGCGCTATTTGGAAACCGGAGAGATTAGTAGATATACATTTAAACCAAAGGAAAGTTGCATCAACAATGAAGAATTGATTAACagtgaaatctcagtaagtctGCACCTTGCTTGGTGCTTCAGATAA
- the LOC108984419 gene encoding uncharacterized protein LOC108984419 isoform X2, whose amino-acid sequence MVAHNSPDWLPSGWTVQFKVQKTGRKIRLAQETNERPEWLPKGWTVVVKVRNSGSRIGSKYKCYIDPLNGYRFYSKPQVFQYLKTVKCGSWTFKKSKTDVDMPLAVVEKQMVEDLPAGWTKEIKIRQNAYGIRRDPFYKDPENGYLFRSKKDALRYLETGEISRYTFKPKESCINNEELINSEISVSLHLAWCFR is encoded by the exons ATGGTGGCGCATAACTCGCCGGACTGGCTTCCCTCCGGCTGGACCGTCCAATTCAAAGTGCAAAAAACCGGTCGTAAAATTAGG CTTGCACAAGAAACAAATGAACGTCCTGAATGGTTACCTAAAGGTTGGACTGTGGTGGTAAAAGTTCGAAACAGTGGTTCACGGATTGGATCAAAGTATAag TGTTACATCGATCCGTTGAATGGATATAGATTCTATTCCAAGCCACAGGTGTTTCAATATCTCAAAACAGTAAAGTGTGGTAGCTGGACATTCAAAAAGAGTAAAACCGATGTTGACATGCCTTTG GCTGTGGTTGAGAAACAAATGGTGGAGGATTTACCGGCAGGGTGGACAAAGGAAATCAAGATTAGGCAGAATGCATATGGAATTAGAAGGGACCCG TTTTACAAGGATCCAGAAAATGGATATTTGTTCCGCTCCAAAAAGGATGCTTTGCGCTATTTGGAAACCGGAGAGATTAGTAGATATACATTTAAACCAAAGGAAAGTTGCATCAACAATGAAGAATTGATTAACagtgaaatctcagtaagtctGCACCTTGCTTGGTGCTTCAGATAA